GCGGGGCGAACAGGGCGTGGATGCGGCCTAGGGCCTCCCCTGCCTGGGCGCACTGCTGTGTGTTCAGGACGGTGATCACGCGGCCAGGCATCCACTGCCATACCGACACCGCGTGAGGGGTGCTGCCGTCGATGAGCTGCGCGTGGCAATTGGCCACGATGGGGGCGGCGGGGATGGTGTGGCGGCGGGCGAGTTCGGACAGACCGATGGCTCGCTCCTCGGCGGCAAGATCGGTACCGGGCGGGTAGTGCTTGACGAATACCTCGCGGTCCTCGCAGATGGCCCGGTAGTTGACGGTGCCCTGTCCGATGGGCAGTTGAACCATGCTGCGGACGGCCAGGCCGTAGCGGTCGGCGAGGACAGCAGCGATGGCGTCGGCAGGCGAGAGGGACGGCGTGGGCACTGGGAACTCCTTGCAGGTGCATGGCGCAATGGCCAGTTCGTTACGGGCGGGGTGGACTTACAGGGTTGTGTAGGCCCTGAGCAAGACGCGCGTAGGTAGCGCCGATGGCGCGCCACCGTGTGGCGGGATCGAGTGGGCTGCGCGGTGCGGGGGCGGTCGCGGCATGTTCGGCTGTGGCCAAGGCCTGGCCGGGCCCGGCTTCCGGGTCGTACAGCCGGGCGGATCGGCCTGCGGTCATTTCCCGGATGGCCGGCAGGTCGGGGGCGATGACGGGAGTGCCGCAGGCGAGCGCAGTGCCGACCGAGCTGGGATGGAGCATCTGGGCGAAGAAGCCCCACGGCCCATCAACCCTGTACGGGCACAACGCGGTGCCGGCTGCCCGGTACAGCACGTGGGCATGCCACGGCGGCACGCGCTGCGGGTACAAGTGGACGCGCCCGCCACTGGCGGCGGCCTGGCGGGTGAGTACATCTGTGAGGCCGGGCTCGCGGCTGGGGCCAGCGAGGAACAGATGGGCTCGGCTGGTCGCATGGCTGAAGGCGTCCACGGTGGCGGGCAGGTCCTTGTAGGCGGTGACATTGCCGAGCACGAGCACCGCGAACGGCACCGCGGCCATATGCCTGGCCAGGGCTTCGACCGGCACGGGAGCAGGCCCCGGGGCGGGGGTGGGCGCTGCCCATCCCGCCACGGTAACGGGCGCGCGGGTCAGGGTGCCCAGGTGCGCGGCGTCTGCGTGGGTGTGGGTTACGACAGCGTCGGCCAGGGCAAGCACGCCGTTGGCCGCATACCGGTCTGCCGCGCCGGCTGGCTGGCCGTCGATCGGCAGCAGGTTGTGCACCGTCCACACGATCTTCCAGCTGGCCGCGCGCAGGGCCTCCAGGTGCTTGAGCATGGCCTCGGCGGCCATCTGGGTCCGCTGCCCATCCGGCTCCTGGTACAGCCGCTTGAGGCGGTGCAGGTTGACCACCCCGGGTGGACCGGGGCGTTCGGCGAGCGCGTCGAGGCCAGCGGTGAACTCCAACTGCAGAGCGGGCGGGGCATGCCGCTCCAGTTCCGCGAAGTATGGGCTGGGCCACGCTGGATAGTCGCTGATCACTACCCATGGCGCGAGCCCCGCCTTGGTGCGCGCCGTCATGAGCTCGCTTCCAGGTGCGCGGCGTTCCGCCACCTCCACCACGCGGCGTGCTCGTGGTACCGGGCCAGGGCGGCAGCCCGGGTGCGGTCGACGCCGGTCCACTCCACCGCGACCTCGATGCGCTGCCCGGCCGCGATGCGGCGGATTGCGTGATCTGCCACGACGGCATGGCTCGGGTCGCTCAGCCCGGGGCCGGGATCGGACAGGTGCAGCACCTCGATCCACGGCCCGAGCTGTTCCAGCCGTTCGGCCGCGCGGTCGTCTCCCGGATCCGCGAGGGCCTGGGCGAACTGCGCGGAGTCGGCGAGCAGCCGCAGGCGCGGCTGCTGCTGAAGAAGGCGCACCAGCGCCGCATGAGGGCGTGAGGTCAGCCACTGTGGGGCATGGAGCTCGATCAGCAGCGGCACCGCCAGCACGTGACCATCGAGCGGCCCGCTGCAGTCCCCGGCGAGGGTCGTGTGGAGAGGGCGCCGGGCCAGCAGGCGCAGCCACGCAGCGCCCAAGACGCGAGCGGCGTCGGCCAGGCGGCATACCTCCTCGCGCGCCTGGCGGCGTACCGCCGGATCGGCGCTGAGCAGGTCGGCCAGATCGGTGTCGGCGGTGACGCCGGTGACTGGGACCGTGCACGCGCTCGCCTCACGCCAGCGGGCCAGAGTCGTCGCATCCTGCGCCGCGAGGTCGCAGCCCCGCCTACCGCCGCGCAGGTGTATGAACGGAATGCGGTGACGTGCTGCCCAGGACAGCAGGGCGGGGACCTCCAGTCCCCGCACGGAGATGCTGTACAGCCCCACCGGGGCGGGGGCGATCACGCGGCCCACTCGAACAGCACGACGGGCTCGGCCGGGCGGCCCGGCTGGTCGAGCAGCTCGAAGATCCGAGGTGCGAGATGGCCGGGCACCCGTCGGCACCACGACGCGATGAGCTCCGGATCCAGGTGTTCGGTGAGCCAGGATACGGCGTCGGTGTAGGTCTGTTGGTAGGCGCCGGCGGGGGCTGGGGCCAGCTCGTGCATACCGATGATGGTCCAGCCACCACGGTGCGCCGCCAGCGCGGGAAGGGCAGCGTTCTCGTCCGGAGTCCCGAGGATCCCAAGGGTGCCGCCCGCCGCGACCAGGCCGGCCGCCCGGCCAGGCTGGCCGGTGGCGTCGAAGACCAGGGTGGCACTGGCGGGCTCAACATCGGTCACGCACGTCACCCCGGGCGCCCGACCGATCGGCGCGTACCGGCGCGCGGTGAGGACCCGTATCCGCTCCGCGCCGTAGCGGCGCAGCGCCAGTACACAGCCCAGGGCAACGGGACCGGACCCCACCACGACCGCATCCTGCACGATGGTGGCCGCGGGCAGACGGTTAAGGCCCACGGCGGCCATCAGCTGAAAGCGGCCCACCGCCGACACGGGCAGGGAGGCCCTGCGGGGGACGACGAGCGCGCCGATCGTACTCGGGGCGAAGGCGGCGCCGTGCGGTGCCGGGGCGAGTACCCAGCCCTCGGGGGCCTCACCCAGGGACATATACCCGGCATCTCGGGCCGGACCGTGCACGGTGGCAGCCATCTGCCGTCGCTCCGTGCCCGGGCTGAGCACACTGAGCCGCCCGGCCAGCATGCCCTCGGGCACCGCACCGGCGGCCTGCAGATGTGCCGCCCCAGTGGCGAAGCGCACCCGCGCGCCGCCGTAGGAAAGGGTGGACTCAGTCATCAAGCGACTCCAGGTAGGCGGGCAGCTCGGTGAAGTGCCCGATGACACCGACCGGCGCGGGCAGGCCCTCGGGGCGGGGCCCGGAGGCGATCAGGACAGCCCGCATGCCGTGCTCATACGGTCCGATCGCGTCCTTGGCCGGGGTGTCCCCAACGAACACGATCTCCTCGGCCGGGCAGCCGGCCCTCTCAACGACCGTGTCGTAGAAGCGGGGATGGGGTTTGCGGAATCCAAGGACGCTGGAGAGCACCAGCGCATCGAAGCAGTCCTCGATACCGGCGGCGCGCAGGGTGCGCCGCCGTACGCTCTCGGGCCGCTGAGTGTTGCAGGACAACACGCACACCAGTCCGCTCGCATGAAGCCGGCGCAGCGTCTCGGCGGATCGGGCGTCGACGAAGGCATCGGGCACCGCAGTGAACACCGCCTCGGTGGCTGCCTGTGGATCCGGGATCACCGCCGCGCACGCGCGGGCGGCACGCGCCAGTTGCTCGGCGAAGGGACTCTGGATATCACTGGCGCGGTCCTCCTGCCGGACCTCGCGGGCAGCGTCCTCGAACGCGGCCGCGAAGCCCTCGGGGACCGAGGTGTTCTCCAGATCCTTGAGCGCCTGGGAGACCGTGGCCCCGTCGGGACTCGGCCCGGGCCGGGCCAGGGTGCCACCGAAGTCCACCGCCAGCGCACGTACCGTCACCACGTTGCTCCTTTCACCGAACCGGATGTGAATTCCTCGATGCACGAGGCGATGCGCTGCGGGGTACCGCGCGCCGCATGGAGCGGCAGCCGGGCCGCCAAGGCCTGAACGAGGGCGATACGTCGCCGGGCTGCCGCCGCATCCTCCACCAGGCGCAGCACCATGGGGGAGGTCTCCAGGATCCGGTCCAGCAGGTGCGTACTGGCACGCAGCCACGCCGTGGCCGCGGTGTGGGTGTCCTCCGTGTACAGACCAACTCGCGCGGAGGGATCACCGTCGACGGCGACGAGGACAGCCGCCAGAACCCGCCCACCCGCCGGGTCCGTTGCGTCGTTCCAGCGGCTGCGCAGATCGATCCGGTCGGCATCTGACGGATCGAGGCGCAGTTGGGGAAACCAGCGGGCCACCGCACTGGAGCGGGCCATGAAGGCGCTCGTCCCGCCGCGTACCGCGGGCGCCGGGTGGACATCGAGCAAGGCGACGTCGCCGGCTGCGGGCCGCCAACCGCGTTCGGCCAATGCGATCGCCACCAGGGTCTTGCCTGCCCCATGCCCGCCCAGGAGAACCACTGTGCCGTCCCCGTCGGGACGACACAGGACGACAGCGTGCGCGCAGAGCGTGTCGCTGCCGAGGTGCAGCCGGTGCAGGTGGGCGTTGATCAGCCGGCGGGCGTCGCCCGGGCTCACCCCGTTCTCCAAGGCCAAGTCCGCATGGACGCCCGTGTCGAGGAGCGTGAGTTCGCCCGACCTAGCCCCCGGAACGTGCGGGGCAAGACGCGGCCACGACGCGGCGAACCCATCGTCTGCTGCCAGCCGCAGTATGCGGCCCCCGCTGCGCAGAGCGAACACCTGCGGTTCCCGGTCGCGGTGCATCACGTTCCCACCGCCACACCGGGTACAAGACCAATCAGTGCGTCCCAGACCGGCGCAGTCGGCACCATCGTCGGGTCACCCACGCGCAGCAGCGCACCAGGCACCTCGGACAGCTCACGCGCCACGTCGTCGGCATCCGCGGACCCACTCGTGCGCGGTCCGCCTGTCAGCCCCAGCAGATCGCTGGTGAATAGGCGTTGGGCCGGCACGTCCAGCGCCTCCGCAGCGGCGGAGGCGAGGGCGTCCCGATCCAGGGGTACGGCGCGCACGGCCGGAGCCTGAGGAGCGTCAGTCCGGGCGATGACGACCACCATGCCCAGCGGCAGGGGCGGCGAGTAGGTGACGCCGAGGGCGGTGCGGTGTTCGGCTGGGGTCAGTCGCAGACGGCGCCGCACCTGCCCGTCCACCACTCCGTCGAGCAGCGTCCCTACCGCGCGGGGAACCGGTAGATCGACGGGAAGGCAGACCCGGGTCGGCCACCCCACTACGGTGCCGTCGGGGCCCAGCAGAACCAGGTCATCCGCGAGAAAGGCGGCACCCAACTCCGTGCAGGCCCGGTGGGCGAGTGTGGACTTGCCACCGCGCTGACCGGCCAGGAACAGCAGCGCCCGGCCGTCGATGGCGACAGCGGATGCGTGAAGCATGCGCCAGCCTGCCTGAAGCAGGCGGGAGGCGAAGAACACCTTCGCTAGCCAGTCGCACCAGCGGACAGCGCGAGTGTCCCCGGCTGGCAGGACGAGCTGCGTCCTGCGCGCGCACGCGTCCACCTCGATGACGGCCGTAGCCCAGTCCGGGCGGTAGCGGCCGCTCACTCGCAGGCGCCCGCCCTGGTTGTCCAGCACAGTCAACCGCGGACCGCCCCGCGGCAAGACCAGCTCCGGCCGGTCGGCTGCCGTCTCTTCGCTGCCTCCCGGACGGGGGTCTTCACCAATCCACACTGACCAGTCAGGCTCTACCGCGAGGTTCATCACCTCGCACGCTGGCACCAGCACCGATGTCACACGCTCAAGTAACGCCCCGGTCGGGGCGCTCAAGTGCAGCCGGTAGCCGGCCAGCCGCAACTCTGTCTCCGCACGCACGGATTGATCCAGACGTGTCATGCTGCTCCCTCCTCCCACGTCCCTTCTGTTTTGCATCGGTATCGGCACGCTCTTCCTCTCCGGTCTCCGCAGGGTCTGGTGAGCTCCGCGAGGGCGAGCGGTCCGGTGCCGCCGCTGCCACGAGCGGGCGACGCTGGGCTCGGCAACTGGGACTTCCGGCAGCTGCCGTGGGGCACCGTGAGCGTGCTCGGCACGGCACCGACCGGGGCCTAACCTGCTACGGGTGTCGAGGCTTCGCACATCACGTTGGTGATATTGCCGGGGTGATCCAGAGATGGCGAGAACCGCTTGACGGCGCGCTCTTGTGTGTCTTGGCCAGTGGCAAGGGGCACTGACTCGCCCCGAAGGCGGCACGCTAATCAGTCATCCGCGCATGCCGTGCTCCTCGTCGGGCCCACCCTTCATCGAGTTCTGCATTCGGAGCATGGGGCCGGTGAGTTCCACCGGTGTGTCGAGGCCTGCAAGTAGCTCGACGATCTTGTCTATGTTGGTCAGCCGTCGCGCGCCTGACTCCAGCATGGACAGGAATGCCTGACTCAACCCTGTCAGCTCAGCCATGTCGCTCTGCCGTAAGCTGCAAGCAACGCGGACCAGTTGACACAATCTGCCGAAGTCACGGGCGAACAGTGCTTCCTGAACGTCGGGACTGGACCACACTTCGCTGGCCACGCGGGCCACGGGACCAGGCTGGCGTTGCGTCCTTCGCGCGCAACTGCTGCAGTATCGTTCCTCGTTGTACCGGCTGAGAATGCACTGGCAGTGCCGACACCGGCGGGCGTGGTGCCCTAGGCCCGCATCTACGGCGGGGACGGGCGTTGACTGCTCATGGTCGCCGGGGTAGGCGTGCCAGTGATTCCGCAGAGGCTCAATGCCCTCGACGGTCGAGCATGCGGCCTGAAGTATGGAACCTCGCCCGATGGAAGTGCCGACCAGTGAATTGCCCGCCGGGCGTGTGGTGATCGGGGGCAGACCCGTTGGCACGGAGGTTCTGGTCGCCGGATAGCGCATGGCGAGGCTCCATCAGTAGATCGGTGATCTTGTGCGGAACCGAGCACGCTGAGTTGGGTTTCTGAGATGCGACGAAGCTCCGAGCTCGACTGCGCACCGGCCTGGCGAATCAGTGAAGCCATCTGGCGAGCAGGTAGGAACGTTTCTAGGGGGTTTCTCTCGGCGCTGAAGGGCTCTCATGCGCACGTCAGGCTGGGTAATCTCGCCGTCGTCGAACGGGGACGACCGGAGGCGTGACGTGACTGGTGAGTCATTAGCAATGCACCCGCTGACCTTCGTCCGTCAGTCGAAGGGCTGGGGGAAGGCCGAGCTCGCCCGGCTCATGCAGGTACGAGGCAAACAACTCCGCATCCCGCTGGCGACCAATCGCACGACCGTATGGAAGTGGGAACAGGGCCAGGAGCCGGACCTCGACGCCCAGCGCGTCCTCGCCGACTTGCTTCAGGTTTCGTACGAACAGGTTCGAGTGGAGGGATGGCCGCGATGGCTCCCCGTGTGGGAAGTCACTGGACTCACTGCGCCCTGGACCGAGGCCGGCACCGTCGAGGCCCTGGCTGATCTGGTTGGGAGTGGCCGTATGGACCGTCGGGGATTTCTCACCATCACCGGCGCCGCGCTGACGGGTCTTGCAGCGAGTTGGGCTGAGGCTCCCTACGCCTTTGCCTCCGCGCTCAACGGGGACCGAGTCACGGACACTATGGTCTCGACGATCGAACAGCGCATCAGCACACTCCGGACGCTCGACGACCAACTCGGGGGCGCCCGACTCCTGGAGCAGGCACGCGGCGATCTGGCTCTGATCACCAGTCTCCTGAACGTCGGCCGGTACACAGACGAGATCCGCGTCCGCCTGCACGCCCTGGCGGCCAGAGTGGCTCACCTGACCGGCTGGATGGCCTACGACGCTGGGCTGAGATCTGCGGGACAGCGGTACTACGTTGGGGCCCTACGGGGTGCCCGTACCGCGGGGGACGACGCCTTCGGCGCCTTCGTCCTGGCGGAGATGGGAGTTCACGTCTCCGAGGCCGGACGTACCGCGGAACGCGTGGATCTCATCTCGACCGCCATCGACAACGCTCCTCGAACGCTGACGCCCTACACACAGTCCTTCCTCTACCTGCACAAGGCCGAAGCACTGTCCCGGCACGGTGATCACCAGAGGGCCGGCACGGCGCTGAACCGCGCCGCTGCCCTCTGGGAGCGCGACACTGTGGAGGAAAACCCGGACTGGCTCGACTGGTTCGGCGAGGCGCAACTGAAGTCGACCGAGGGCAAGGTCCTGCTGCGCGCGGGCCAGGTGGAACGCGCAACGAGTTCGCTGGCGACCTCCGTCAAGAAGGCCGCCCCACGGGACAAAGCGGTGCGGTCCAGCCGCCTGGCTGAGGCCCGCCTCGCCGGTAATGACCTGGACGGGGCGCTTGACGCCGCGAATTACGGTGCCGAACTCCTCGAAGACAAGGTCAGCTCCGTACGAGCTCTGGACCGCCTGAAGGAATTCTCCGAGCAGCTCGAACCGTACAAATCCGTCTCAGCCGTCCGCGAGTTCCGAGAGCGCCTTCGGGCGCTGTCCGCCGCGTCTTGATAGGCACCGCCCTGCGCGAAACAATGAGCCCACCCTCCTCGCGGCATGCGGCCAGAGTGCCAGGATGGGCGGCATGACGACGATCCACGGTGAGGTAGCGGCCGGGTTCGAACCGGTGCGAGAGGCGTTCGCGGCGAACTTCGACCTGCACGCGGACATCGGCGCGGCGCTCTGCGTTTACCACGACGGTCGGCCGGTAGTGGACCTGTGGGGTGGACTCACGGACCCCAACGCTGGTCGTCCATGGACTCGGGACACCCTGCAACTGGTCTACTCAGCGACCAAAGGCGCAACCGCGACCGCAGTGCACCTGCTGGCCCAGCGCGGCGAGTTGCACGTCGACGCACCGGTGGCCAAGTACTGGCCGGAGTTCGCCGCGAACGGCAAGGCGGACATCCCGGTGCGCTGGCTGCTGTCTCACCGGGCCGGCCTGGTTGCACTTGATCAACCTGTTCCGTTGGCCGAGGCGTTGAAGTGGGAGCCGATGGTGACCGCGCTGGCCTCTCAGCGACCTCAGTGGACTCCGGGCACCGCGCACGGATATCACGGTCGGACCTGGGGCTGGCTCGTGGGCGAGGTGATCCGTCGAGTGTCCGGCCGCACGCCAGGCCGATTCTTCGCTGACGAGATCGCCGCCCCTCTGGGGCTGGACTTCTTCATCGGATTGCCGGTGAGTGAACGCGGCCGGGTCAGCCGGATGGTGTACAAGCAACCCGAGGTCGACTTCACAACGCTGCCTCCCGAGTCGATCCCCTCGGAACTCCGTGACTTGGTTGCTTCCTGGCGCGACCCGAACTCGCTCTCCAACCGGGCCTTCGCCGTCACCAACCCGCCCGAGATCGACTTCAACTCGCCAGAGGTGCAGGCTGCCGAGCTCCCGGCCTCCAACGGCATCGGCACCGCCCGCGGAATCGCGCGCATGTACGCCGCGCTGATTGGCGAGGTCGACGGCATACGCCTGTTCACGCCGGAAACCCTCGGATCCGCGACCAAAGAACAGGCCAGCGGGGCGGACCAGGTGATGGTGGTCCCGAGCCGGTTCAGTTCCGGATTCATGCTGCCCACCGAGACCACCCCGATGACCGGACCGAACTCCTTCGGCCACACCGGTCGAGGCGGCTCGCTCGGCTTCGCCGACCCGGAGCACGGCATCGCCTTCGGCTACGTGATGAACCACATCATTGGCGGCCCCGACGATATGCGTGCGGCGTCGCTGACCGAAGCAGTGCGACGGTCACTGAAGTAGTGAGGCAAGCGCCCCGGGCTAAGGTCGTCTAAACCCAGGAGCACGACGGCCCGCGAGACGCTGGCTCGCGTCGGCACGAGGTCTTCCGTGACGTCTGGTCCCGCCTCCTCGCACGCGCGGTGGAACATGAACACCAAGTGATCAGTCGACGAGCTTTGCCAGAGCCGCGTCGATCCGGGCCAGGGTGCGGTCCTTGCCGAGGACCTCCAGAGACTCGAAGAGGGGCAGGCCGACCGTGCGGCCCGTGACGGCGACACGCACGGGGGCTTGGGCCTTGCCCAGCTTCAGGCCGTGCTCGTCGCCGGCGGCCAGGACCGCTTCCTTCAGGGACACGGGGCTGGTCCAGTCGGCCGTTTCCAGATTGGCGCGGGCCGTGGTCAGGAGGGCGGCCGGGTCGCCCTTCATCGCCTTGTCCCAGGAGGCCTCGTCCTCCACCGGCTCCTTCAGGAACAGGAAGTCGACGTTGGCCGTGATGTCTGACAGGACGGCTACGCGAGTCTGGGCGTGAGGGGCGATCGCCTCCCATGCGGCCTGGTCGAAGTCCTCGGGTGCCCAGCTGGCATATGGGGCACGCAGCCACGGCTCGCAGATCTCGACGAATCTCTCCACCGGCAGGGCACGGATGTACTCGCCGTTGAACGCGGACAGCTTCTTGATGTCGAAGAAGGCCGGCGAGGTGTTCACGTCCTCGACGCTGAACTTCTGCTCCAGCTCCTCGTACGGACGCAGTTCGACGTCGTCGCCAGGGCCCCAGCCGAGCAGCATCAGGTAGTTCGTCATCGCCTCCGGCAGATAGCCCTCCGCGAGGTAGTCCTCAAGAGCGACCTTGTCCCGGCGCTTGGACAGCTTCTGCCGCTTCTCGTTCACGATCACCGGCAGGTGCGCCCACACCGGAGAGTTCGTGTCGAGCGCCTCCCACAGCAGTTGCTGCTTGGGCGTGTTCGACAGGTGCTCGTCGCCACGGACGACCAGGGTGATCCCCTCGTCGAGGTCGTCGACCACGTTGGCGATCAGGAAGACCGGGGAGCCGTCGCCGCGAGCGATGACGAAGTCCTCGATCGCCGAGTTCGGGAAGGACGGCTCACCTCGGATCAGGTCCACGACGACCGTCTCGCCCTCGGCAGGCGTACGGAACCGCAGCGCCCGCCCCTCGACGTACTCGAGACCTCGGTCCCTGCAGAAACCGTCGTAGCCGAGGTGCTGCGAACCGGTCCGCTCCTGCACCTGCTCACGTGTGCAGTCGCAGTAATAGGCCCGGCCCTGCGCATAGAGTTGTTGGGCAGCCTCGCTGTGACGGTCGGCGTTCTGCGACTGGAAGTACGGACCCTCGATAGTGGGATCGTCCTTGGAGATCCCGATGGACGCGAGCGCGCTGATGATGCCGTCGATCCACTCGGGCCTGTTGCGTGCCGCGTCGGTGTCCTCGATACGCAGGACGAACTTGCCCCCGGACTGTCGTGCGACGGCCCAGTTGTAGAGAGCCGACCGGGCCCCACCAACATGGAACATTCCGGTCGGAGACGGGGCGAAACGTACGCGTGTGGAGGCATCAGGCATACAGGCAGCCTACCGATTTCCCACAGGTACTTGGGTCAGTACGGACGATCACATTCTTCATCTCTACCGAAGATCTTGCGCTGCCGTCTGAATGGGGGCAAGGCGTTGTCTGCGATCAGGACGGTGTGCACTTCCTGTTCGACGGCTCGGAGACGTCCATTGCGTTGTGCCACCACGCAAGTAATTACCCAGAGCATCGAGCGTTGGCAGGGGATGGGCGTGTAGTCCATGACGCCTACTGGACTCGTGGGTGTAGCCGGACAAAGTGTCCGGCCGCTTCTAGGTCCGAGAGTGGATGTTGAACATGGCACCGCAGCCCGAATCGCTGCCCGTTCTCGCGGCTTGCTCGGCCGCTACCGTGAATGACAGACCAAAGTGGGGGAGGCGTCGCGCATGCGTGGTCTTGGTGATCACCTCAGCATTGGAGAGCGGATCGCGTTCTACCGCGAGCGCCGGGGCTACACGCAACCCGTCCTCGCCGGCCTCGTCGGACACAGCACCGACTGGCTGTCGAAGATCGAGCGAGGTGTACGAAAGCCGCCGAGAATCGACAAGCTCGCTGAACTCGCTCGCGTGCTGCGGGTCCCGCTCGGCGACTTGATGGGGCAGCCCGTCCTCTTGGAGGACGAGGAACGGCACATGGACGACGTGCCAGCAGTCCGCGATGCGTTGATGAGCCCTCGACGGCTCTCCAAGCTGCTGTTCGGTCCCGCCGCCGAGCGGCAGTTGCCGAGGCCTGCGCAAGCGCAGGCCTTCGTCGAGCGTAGCTGGGCCGACTACCAGGCCGGCGTTCTCGGCGACGTCATCGCCGCCCTGCCCGGACTACTGAGGACAGCGCAGGATCTGGAAGACCTTCCACCTGGCGATCAGCGGCGACGCGGCCTCGTCGTCTCGGCCCGTACGCATCACCTGGCGGCAACCACCCTCGCCAAGGTCGGCGAGTCCGACTTGTCGTGGCTCGCGGCCGAGCGCGCCATGCGGGCCGCCGACGCATCCGAGGACCCGCTGTCGCTCGTCTCCGCCGCCCGATCCGGTACGCATGCACTGCTGGCCAACGGGCGATACGAGGACGCCCTCGAACTGGGCGACACCGCCGCGGCCTGGCTCGCACCTCAGGTTCGCGACGACGACCCGGCCGCCTTGAGCCTGCTGGGCATGATTCATCTGCGAGCCGCTGTAGCCGCTGCACGGCACCAGGATCGACACACCGCCAAGACCCTGTTGGAGAAGGCCACGCGGCTAGCCGACCGACTTGGTTCCGACGAGAACCACTGGCAGACGTGCTTTGGTCCGACGAACGTCGAACTGCACCGCCTGTCGATCGAGCTCGACCTGGAGAACATCCCGTACGTCGTCGAACATGGCGGCATCGACGTATCCCACATGCCGGCGGAACGCGCCGTGTCTCATCGCATCGACTACGCCCGCGGCCTCTGCCTCAAGGGCCGCGTCGACGAGTCCTTCCGGGAACTACGGGAGGCCGAACGCACCTCGCCCCAACTCGTGCGGAACAATCCACGTGTACGCGAGACCCTTCGCGACCTGAGGAAGCAGTCCCCGGTCACGGGCGGCAGCCACTCGTCCGAGCTGCTGGCCATGGCCCAGCGATGCAGGGCGGTGCAGTGAGTTCAATGCAGGGCAAGGTGCTGGGGGTCGTCGGATCGAGCGCCGGCGGGATCGAGGAACTGCGTACAGGGCTAGTGGTCCCGGCGCTCGAACGAGGCTGGACGGTTGCGATCACGCTCACACCGACGGCAGGCCAGTGGCTCCGCGCGAGCGGGGAGACGCCGGAGCTTGAGAGGCTGACCGGCCTTCCCGTACGGTCCGAATCACGTCTGCCGGGCGACTCCCGGCCGCATCCGCCTGTGGACTGCTACGTCGTGGCCCCGGCTAGTGCCAACACAGTCGCCAAGCTCGCCCTGGGGATCTCGGACAACCAAGCGTTG
Above is a genomic segment from Streptomyces fodineus containing:
- the gltX gene encoding glutamate--tRNA ligase, with the translated sequence MFHVGGARSALYNWAVARQSGGKFVLRIEDTDAARNRPEWIDGIISALASIGISKDDPTIEGPYFQSQNADRHSEAAQQLYAQGRAYYCDCTREQVQERTGSQHLGYDGFCRDRGLEYVEGRALRFRTPAEGETVVVDLIRGEPSFPNSAIEDFVIARGDGSPVFLIANVVDDLDEGITLVVRGDEHLSNTPKQQLLWEALDTNSPVWAHLPVIVNEKRQKLSKRRDKVALEDYLAEGYLPEAMTNYLMLLGWGPGDDVELRPYEELEQKFSVEDVNTSPAFFDIKKLSAFNGEYIRALPVERFVEICEPWLRAPYASWAPEDFDQAAWEAIAPHAQTRVAVLSDITANVDFLFLKEPVEDEASWDKAMKGDPAALLTTARANLETADWTSPVSLKEAVLAAGDEHGLKLGKAQAPVRVAVTGRTVGLPLFESLEVLGKDRTLARIDAALAKLVD
- a CDS encoding helix-turn-helix domain-containing protein, which gives rise to MRGLGDHLSIGERIAFYRERRGYTQPVLAGLVGHSTDWLSKIERGVRKPPRIDKLAELARVLRVPLGDLMGQPVLLEDEERHMDDVPAVRDALMSPRRLSKLLFGPAAERQLPRPAQAQAFVERSWADYQAGVLGDVIAALPGLLRTAQDLEDLPPGDQRRRGLVVSARTHHLAATTLAKVGESDLSWLAAERAMRAADASEDPLSLVSAARSGTHALLANGRYEDALELGDTAAAWLAPQVRDDDPAALSLLGMIHLRAAVAAARHQDRHTAKTLLEKATRLADRLGSDENHWQTCFGPTNVELHRLSIELDLENIPYVVEHGGIDVSHMPAERAVSHRIDYARGLCLKGRVDESFRELREAERTSPQLVRNNPRVRETLRDLRKQSPVTGGSHSSELLAMAQRCRAVQ
- a CDS encoding flavoprotein; its protein translation is MQGKVLGVVGSSAGGIEELRTGLVVPALERGWTVAITLTPTAGQWLRASGETPELERLTGLPVRSESRLPGDSRPHPPVDCYVVAPASANTVAKLALGISDNQALTQVNEAIGTLDLPVVVWPRVNAAHARHPAWKGHITALHDSGVRLIYGDQVWPLAEPRAGMPGRRYPWEAVLEEANTAVS